One Pseudoalteromonas sp. NC201 DNA segment encodes these proteins:
- a CDS encoding AAA family ATPase — translation MSINNNALSTYRLLKATAEVAEQSLAGRIQHYRAHLKTEEKELRTYTQKAAADLLGVNNRTLKRRHDQGDFDTINIKKGANGHYAYTLANIFAMADVLGVNADQRKPSDKLQVIVINSLKGGCGKTTSLVNIAAALATTNIKRYRIGIIDLDPQGSSSSFFPSNDHEPITVGDLMRDCIELDEGETWKDLVSNSFQETHIPNIRVLPSGMDDFYFEHETATELKESSSYEKTRHYHKLKEKVIEPVQDEFDIILVDTAPSLNFMFYNALMASTAMLIPVHPEAVDFDANNKYLKRLGEIYHTVAALGHEGWDFMQFLVTNYVKGNHSQRDIVKDVRSAFGRQVMSYPINHSSAITASSSSFNTIFDQKTSDSLASREALLKAQENIKDVVDELEMLIRSNWPSTQSSLAE, via the coding sequence ATGTCTATAAATAACAATGCGCTATCAACGTACCGGCTGTTGAAAGCTACAGCAGAAGTAGCAGAACAATCACTTGCTGGTCGTATTCAACATTATAGAGCTCATCTTAAAACTGAAGAAAAAGAGCTTAGAACTTACACTCAAAAAGCTGCTGCAGATCTACTTGGTGTGAATAATAGAACACTCAAAAGACGTCATGACCAAGGTGACTTTGATACCATCAATATAAAGAAAGGCGCAAACGGTCATTATGCATACACATTAGCAAATATCTTTGCGATGGCAGATGTTCTGGGTGTAAATGCTGATCAACGAAAGCCTAGCGATAAATTACAAGTCATTGTGATTAATAGTTTGAAAGGCGGTTGTGGTAAAACAACAAGTTTGGTGAATATCGCAGCAGCTCTAGCTACAACTAATATTAAGCGCTATCGCATCGGGATCATTGATCTTGATCCGCAAGGATCATCATCAAGCTTTTTTCCATCTAATGATCATGAACCGATCACAGTTGGTGATCTGATGAGAGATTGCATCGAATTAGATGAAGGTGAAACATGGAAAGATCTTGTCTCTAATTCATTCCAAGAAACCCACATTCCAAATATTCGCGTATTACCTTCTGGTATGGATGACTTTTACTTTGAACACGAAACAGCAACAGAGTTAAAAGAAAGTTCCAGCTACGAAAAGACACGTCATTACCATAAGCTTAAAGAGAAGGTTATAGAGCCCGTACAAGACGAGTTTGATATTATCCTAGTAGATACCGCGCCTTCACTTAATTTTATGTTCTATAACGCATTGATGGCGTCTACGGCTATGTTAATACCTGTACATCCAGAGGCCGTAGACTTCGACGCTAATAATAAATATCTGAAACGTCTTGGTGAGATATACCATACCGTTGCTGCTCTTGGTCACGAAGGCTGGGACTTTATGCAATTTTTAGTCACTAACTATGTTAAAGGCAATCATTCTCAGCGCGATATCGTTAAAGATGTACGTAGTGCTTTTGGCCGTCAAGTAATGAGTTATCCAATCAATCACAGCTCTGCAATTACGGCGAGCTCTTCATCGTTTAACACTATTTTTGATCAAAAGACTTCTGATAGTTTAGCAAGTCGCGAAGCATTGCTAAAAGCGCAAGAAAATATCAAAGACGTGGTTGATGAATTAGAAATGCTGATCCGTTCAAATTGGCCTTCAACACAGTCTTCGCTAGCAGAATAA
- a CDS encoding DNA replication terminus site-binding protein — protein sequence MNKFNIRSTFDILNEHINQLCHELTEADIKKATFYELPDIKKQDEETAPTNITVKKIEGEKALSKCLDAYRDLYLNDRESGKLLQRFPGLLLVNDPKEVINSRVNAVNLAKENFKNAILEISNNDARFEAVHSAVPNLMTLAAYRKIHSESEAPYSVRFTWMKKHATRVLSKELAMEMLNRSSLYSNPRMIDQEKWQQLVEQEKYRVSSLSENAKLRIRRPTRVTPEVNVRYTAQNRYHVSAALPFILFNPHPDTKLGELSHFTQKDDHPRKREYNFLVDRIYLERFE from the coding sequence ATGAATAAATTTAATATACGTTCAACTTTCGATATTCTTAATGAACACATTAACCAGCTATGCCATGAACTGACAGAAGCCGATATAAAAAAGGCAACATTTTATGAACTGCCTGATATCAAAAAACAAGATGAAGAAACCGCTCCAACAAATATAACTGTTAAAAAAATAGAAGGTGAAAAAGCACTCTCTAAATGTTTAGATGCTTATCGCGACCTCTACTTAAACGACCGAGAAAGCGGAAAGTTGTTGCAAAGGTTTCCTGGTCTTTTGTTAGTTAATGACCCTAAAGAAGTTATCAACTCTAGGGTGAATGCAGTGAATCTTGCCAAAGAAAATTTTAAAAATGCTATTCTGGAAATTTCTAACAATGATGCCAGATTCGAAGCTGTTCATAGTGCAGTTCCTAACTTAATGACTTTGGCTGCCTATCGAAAAATACATAGCGAATCCGAAGCTCCCTATTCCGTTCGATTTACCTGGATGAAAAAACATGCAACCAGAGTTTTGAGTAAAGAACTTGCTATGGAGATGTTGAATCGCTCTTCACTATATTCAAATCCGAGGATGATAGATCAGGAAAAGTGGCAACAGCTAGTAGAACAAGAAAAATATAGAGTTTCTAGTCTATCAGAAAATGCAAAGCTCAGAATTAGAAGGCCAACCAGAGTAACACCTGAGGTGAATGTGAGATATACAGCTCAAAATCGCTATCATGTAAGTGCCGCACTTCCATTTATACTCTTTAACCCGCATCCAGACACTAAACTTGGAGAGTTAAGTCATTTTACACAAAAAGATGATCATCCAAGAAAGCGAGAGTACAACTTTCTAGTCGATAGAATTTATTTAGAAAGATTTGAGTAA
- a CDS encoding ParB N-terminal domain-containing protein, producing the protein MARKRKNDTRIDPFATAVEGSSLDDLLDQAKVGDVVTMPAPSDPTKTIVLTCEVVPFSEIESKTTVYGQNRREQSLLSEKAVADILPAIKKDKRNLHPALCWQHNGKLHVLSGSRRRKACMLAEADYVVLSSKDFSDEDAKTLAVSSDQYIAPSLWELGKAYFDTKHNLIKQGQKGSYREIAAVEGVSHTAIADALKAYESIPVEVLQLYPTANHLGREAAKKLITAKQEQPEQFSEQIAALKAQDFMTEEMSDEKRAVQITKFLTTFGSSDSRVESMLENDYIRVQRNLKSGDVTVKIDNRVLTDKRLEQLQKLLSSYN; encoded by the coding sequence ATGGCTAGAAAACGTAAAAATGACACTCGAATAGATCCTTTTGCTACTGCGGTTGAAGGCAGTAGCCTCGACGATCTTTTAGATCAGGCGAAAGTAGGTGATGTGGTTACTATGCCTGCGCCAAGCGATCCGACAAAAACCATAGTACTGACCTGTGAAGTGGTACCGTTTAGCGAAATTGAGAGTAAAACCACAGTTTATGGGCAGAATCGCCGTGAGCAATCCCTATTAAGCGAAAAAGCGGTCGCAGATATATTACCTGCCATTAAAAAAGATAAACGTAATCTCCACCCTGCCCTATGTTGGCAGCACAATGGCAAACTTCACGTTTTATCGGGTTCTAGACGCCGTAAAGCCTGTATGCTGGCCGAAGCGGATTATGTGGTGTTGAGCTCGAAAGACTTTAGTGATGAAGATGCAAAAACATTAGCGGTATCTTCCGATCAATACATCGCCCCGAGCCTTTGGGAATTGGGTAAAGCCTATTTTGATACTAAGCATAACTTGATCAAACAAGGCCAAAAAGGATCGTATCGAGAAATCGCTGCCGTGGAAGGTGTTTCTCACACAGCTATCGCAGACGCGTTGAAAGCTTATGAAAGTATTCCGGTCGAAGTATTGCAGTTGTATCCAACGGCAAATCATTTAGGCCGTGAAGCAGCTAAAAAGCTCATCACAGCAAAACAAGAACAGCCTGAGCAGTTTTCAGAGCAAATTGCCGCACTAAAAGCGCAAGACTTTATGACAGAAGAGATGTCGGACGAGAAACGTGCTGTTCAGATCACTAAATTCTTGACCACATTCGGAAGTAGCGATTCACGTGTCGAATCCATGCTAGAGAACGACTACATTCGAGTACAGAGAAATCTAAAGAGTGGTGATGTTACCGTGAAAATAGATAATCGAGTATTGACTGATAAGCGTCTGGAACAATTGCAAAAGCTGCTAAGTAGTTATAATTAA